In Brevundimonas subvibrioides, a genomic segment contains:
- a CDS encoding RHS repeat domain-containing protein, whose translation MGLAQAVEQYGYDSLGRLIAVDRSSQTNTAYRYDAAGNRTTVTTLNQMEAVWQAESLPHVIGYGIPGGWEASAGLGSGFMTYGPYTPATPTGLNIASWRIKVDSNTYPDTGDVVALDIWDATAGVSLGRSSGLPTTYGREHL comes from the coding sequence GTGGGTTTGGCGCAGGCGGTCGAGCAGTATGGATATGACAGCCTTGGTCGGCTGATCGCCGTCGATCGCTCGTCCCAGACCAACACCGCCTATCGCTACGATGCTGCGGGCAACCGGACCACGGTCACCACGCTCAATCAGATGGAGGCCGTCTGGCAGGCGGAAAGCCTTCCCCACGTCATCGGCTACGGGATTCCGGGAGGCTGGGAGGCCTCGGCCGGGCTCGGTTCCGGCTTCATGACCTACGGCCCCTATACGCCCGCGACGCCGACGGGTCTGAACATCGCCAGCTGGCGCATCAAGGTCGACAGCAACACCTACCCCGACACGGGCGATGTGGTGGCGCTGGACATCTGGGACGCCACCGCCGGGGTCAGCCTCGGGCGAAGTTCTGGTCTGCCCACAACCTATGGGCGGGAACACCTGTGA
- a CDS encoding TrbC/VirB2 family protein → MSKRLRVLQGASVAMGAAVQSATASAQAALADPSGSGPIVSAVQWLQGTLLGTVATVIAVIAIACVGFLMLTGRVDWRRGAIVVLGCFILFGAVSIVAGIRSTAAFTG, encoded by the coding sequence ATGTCCAAGCGGTTGAGAGTTCTTCAGGGCGCAAGCGTCGCGATGGGTGCCGCGGTGCAGTCCGCCACGGCCTCAGCCCAGGCCGCGCTCGCCGATCCGAGTGGCTCTGGTCCAATCGTCTCCGCCGTCCAATGGCTTCAGGGCACGCTGCTGGGCACGGTCGCTACCGTTATCGCGGTAATCGCAATCGCCTGCGTCGGTTTTCTGATGCTGACCGGGCGGGTGGACTGGCGTCGTGGCGCGATCGTGGTGCTGGGCTGCTTCATCCTGTTCGGCGCGGTCAGCATCGTCGCCGGCATCCGTTCGACCGCAGCATTCACGGGCTAG
- a CDS encoding type IV secretion system protein VirB3: MEGLDRAPLFTALTRPQMFAGVTYNYFVINAVVAAELFLVFRSAWVIPVALVIHGIGVLLCLREPRIVDLWLTRIGQCPRVRNHDVWRCNSYRP; encoded by the coding sequence ATGGAGGGACTTGACCGGGCCCCGCTGTTCACGGCCCTGACCCGCCCGCAGATGTTTGCCGGCGTGACCTACAACTATTTTGTCATCAACGCCGTGGTCGCGGCCGAGCTGTTCTTGGTGTTCCGTTCGGCCTGGGTCATTCCAGTTGCCCTGGTGATCCACGGGATCGGCGTCCTGTTGTGTCTGCGCGAGCCCAGGATCGTCGATCTATGGCTGACCCGGATCGGTCAATGCCCGCGCGTGCGGAACCATGATGTCTGGCGATGCAACTCCTATCGCCCGTGA
- a CDS encoding VirB4 family type IV secretion/conjugal transfer ATPase, with amino-acid sequence MQLLSPVSRGRRTVEREQAAGTHLPYARHLDDVTIETRDGLLLQTIHLRGLLFETADTAELNYRQTLRDAMMRAIGSSRFALYYHVIRRRVDVEIEAEYPDGFSRMLGERWTERLAAKQLFVNDLYLTLVRRPLQGSVGLADRVRTWLARSTEPVGANQAYELAQLNAGRDALLAALGDYEPRLLGVYDTPNGPCSEPLAFLSSLYNGEERPVLLPYQDLGAYLPYRRISFGQELVELAPAGHLDRSFVGLVSIKDYPSFSAPGMFDELLRLPLELTITQSFAFVERQDALERMNLALRRMRSTEDEAMSLRGELAQAKDDVAAGRAGFGEHHMTIAIRGSTIGHIDAGVADVTATLADLGIVAVREEVALEPAFWAQFPANFKYIARRGLVSTTNFAGLASAHNFPRGQASGSHWGEAITLLETTAAGPYHFNFHQGDLGNFTVIGPSGSGKTVVLNFLLAQARKLNPRIVFFDKDRGAELFIRAIGGRYDRLRPGEPSGLNPLQLQDTPAHRGFLIDWLAQLAGEANVEDLARIKDAVAANFEQPVAHRRLRHLVELFRGDQRPKRSDLWSRLRPWWGDGDRAWLFDNAEDLTDLSNHAVGFDMTVLLDDPAVRTPAMMYLFHRVEERLDGSPAIIVVDEGWKALDDDVFVRRIKDWEKTIRKRNGIVGFATQSAQDALESRIASAIIEQAATQIFMVNPKARAEDYMGGFGLSQHEYDLVRAIPDSAHAFLIRRGGESVVARLDLSGENDILTILSGRERTVRALDDIRARVGDDPADWMAPLLEVS; translated from the coding sequence ATGCAACTCCTATCGCCCGTGAGCCGGGGCCGACGGACCGTCGAACGCGAACAGGCCGCCGGGACCCATCTGCCCTATGCCCGTCATCTCGACGATGTCACCATTGAGACCCGTGACGGCCTGCTGCTGCAGACGATCCACCTTCGGGGCCTGTTGTTCGAGACAGCAGACACCGCCGAGCTGAACTATCGCCAGACCCTGCGCGACGCCATGATGCGCGCCATCGGGTCGTCCCGCTTTGCTCTTTACTATCACGTCATTCGCCGGCGCGTGGATGTCGAGATCGAGGCTGAGTATCCCGACGGCTTTTCCCGGATGCTGGGCGAGCGATGGACGGAGCGATTGGCGGCCAAGCAGCTCTTCGTCAACGACCTCTATCTCACGCTCGTGCGTCGGCCCCTGCAGGGAAGTGTGGGACTGGCCGACCGGGTCCGGACCTGGCTGGCCCGCTCGACCGAGCCCGTCGGGGCAAACCAGGCCTACGAGCTGGCGCAACTCAACGCCGGACGCGACGCCCTGCTGGCGGCGCTCGGCGACTATGAACCGCGACTGCTCGGCGTTTACGACACGCCCAACGGACCCTGTTCGGAGCCGCTGGCGTTTCTGTCGTCGCTATACAACGGCGAAGAGCGGCCGGTTCTACTGCCGTATCAGGATCTGGGGGCCTACCTCCCCTACCGACGCATCAGTTTCGGCCAGGAGTTGGTAGAGCTGGCTCCCGCGGGCCACCTCGACCGCAGCTTTGTGGGCCTCGTGTCCATCAAGGACTACCCGTCGTTCAGCGCGCCCGGAATGTTCGACGAGCTGCTGCGTCTGCCGCTCGAACTGACGATCACCCAGTCCTTCGCCTTTGTGGAACGGCAAGACGCGCTTGAGCGCATGAATTTGGCATTGCGCCGCATGCGTTCGACCGAGGATGAGGCGATGTCTCTGCGAGGTGAACTCGCCCAGGCCAAGGATGATGTCGCAGCCGGACGGGCTGGCTTTGGCGAACATCACATGACCATTGCCATCAGAGGCTCCACGATTGGTCACATCGATGCGGGCGTGGCCGACGTCACGGCGACACTGGCCGATCTGGGCATCGTCGCCGTGCGCGAGGAGGTCGCGCTGGAACCCGCGTTCTGGGCGCAATTTCCAGCCAACTTCAAATATATCGCCCGGCGCGGACTGGTCTCCACGACCAACTTCGCCGGCCTCGCCAGCGCGCACAATTTCCCGCGGGGTCAGGCCAGCGGCTCGCACTGGGGCGAGGCCATTACCCTGCTGGAAACGACTGCGGCGGGACCCTATCACTTCAACTTCCACCAGGGCGATCTGGGCAACTTCACGGTGATCGGCCCCTCCGGGTCCGGCAAGACCGTGGTGCTGAACTTCCTTCTGGCCCAGGCGCGCAAGCTGAATCCCCGGATCGTCTTCTTCGACAAGGATCGGGGGGCCGAACTGTTCATCCGGGCCATCGGCGGACGCTATGATCGGTTGCGACCAGGCGAACCGTCCGGCCTGAACCCCCTGCAACTGCAAGACACCCCCGCCCATCGCGGCTTCCTGATCGACTGGCTGGCGCAGCTGGCCGGCGAGGCTAACGTGGAGGACCTGGCGCGCATCAAGGATGCGGTGGCGGCCAACTTCGAGCAGCCGGTGGCGCACCGTCGCCTGCGTCACCTCGTGGAGCTGTTCCGGGGAGATCAGCGGCCGAAGCGGTCAGACCTCTGGTCGCGACTGCGGCCCTGGTGGGGAGACGGCGACCGCGCCTGGTTGTTCGACAATGCCGAGGACCTTACCGATCTGTCCAACCACGCCGTCGGGTTCGACATGACCGTGCTGCTGGACGATCCGGCCGTGCGGACACCGGCGATGATGTATCTGTTCCATCGCGTGGAGGAACGGCTGGACGGATCGCCTGCCATCATCGTCGTCGACGAGGGCTGGAAGGCGCTGGATGACGATGTGTTCGTGCGACGCATCAAGGATTGGGAAAAGACGATCCGCAAGCGCAACGGGATCGTCGGCTTCGCCACCCAGAGCGCACAGGATGCCCTGGAAAGCCGTATCGCCAGCGCCATCATCGAACAGGCCGCGACCCAGATCTTCATGGTCAATCCCAAGGCGCGGGCCGAAGACTATATGGGCGGCTTTGGCCTGAGCCAGCATGAGTACGATCTGGTCCGCGCCATACCGGATAGTGCCCATGCGTTCCTGATCCGTCGCGGCGGCGAAAGCGTTGTCGCCCGTCTCGATCTGTCCGGAGAAAACGATATCCTGACGATCCTTTCGGGGCGCGAGCGCACGGTTCGCGCCCTGGACGACATTCGCGCCCGCGTCGGCGACGATCCGGCTGACTGGATGGCCCCGCTTCTGGAGGTCTCATGA
- a CDS encoding type IV secretion system protein: protein MILASCPSVGTGDAFLSGVLRHLDCQAGTIGTAGYAALSDPGSPLSLALTAVLTIFIALFGLRMVLGTTPTLREGVMAVVKIGVILLIATSWPAYRTVIYDVVVTGPGQLGAAISGASGLAGDADGLVDRLQTADQAMSRLATLGSGRNDLESRPPTAAGGASISTGREPVADDPALGMARTVFLSSTIAALGGIRIMAGLLLALAPLFAGLLLFDLAHGVFVGWIRAMVFTVLASVAVSIVLGVELTVLEPWLANVLQLRDARVMTASAPLEMLVLTLAFSATLAGSAFLMLRLAFMMHIPAFNLSSLLALPSVPEAGPGPQTSIPVTSALARVGDASPRVLGVAGALSAAQRRESAFMVGRSDGHTGNARAGSSSLAGEEFAIPASAPVVRRTRTRRSVGSSLRDRRT, encoded by the coding sequence ATGATCCTCGCCTCCTGTCCGTCCGTCGGCACGGGCGACGCGTTTTTGTCGGGCGTGCTTCGACATCTGGACTGTCAGGCCGGGACGATCGGCACGGCCGGCTATGCGGCCCTGTCCGATCCCGGCTCGCCGCTCTCCCTCGCGCTCACGGCCGTGCTCACGATCTTCATCGCCCTGTTCGGACTGCGCATGGTGCTGGGGACGACGCCCACGCTGCGCGAAGGTGTCATGGCGGTGGTCAAGATTGGCGTGATCCTCCTGATCGCGACGAGCTGGCCGGCATATCGGACGGTCATCTACGATGTCGTCGTCACCGGTCCGGGCCAGCTCGGTGCGGCAATCAGCGGGGCATCCGGGCTGGCGGGTGACGCTGATGGACTGGTCGACAGACTTCAGACTGCCGATCAGGCCATGAGCCGTCTGGCGACGCTGGGGAGTGGACGCAATGACCTCGAATCTCGTCCTCCGACTGCGGCTGGCGGAGCGTCGATCTCGACCGGGCGAGAGCCGGTCGCGGATGACCCCGCGCTGGGTATGGCGCGAACGGTGTTTCTCTCATCGACGATCGCCGCACTCGGTGGCATCCGCATCATGGCCGGGCTCCTGCTGGCCCTTGCGCCTCTATTCGCGGGCCTGTTGCTGTTCGATTTGGCGCATGGTGTTTTTGTCGGCTGGATTCGGGCCATGGTGTTCACGGTGCTGGCCTCCGTCGCCGTGAGCATCGTTCTCGGGGTGGAACTGACGGTTCTCGAACCCTGGCTCGCCAATGTGCTCCAGCTTCGGGACGCGCGCGTCATGACCGCCTCGGCACCGCTCGAGATGCTGGTGCTGACCCTTGCTTTTTCTGCGACATTGGCAGGATCGGCGTTCCTGATGCTGAGGTTGGCCTTCATGATGCACATTCCCGCCTTCAACCTCAGCTCTCTCCTGGCCTTGCCGTCCGTCCCTGAAGCGGGCCCAGGGCCACAGACATCGATCCCCGTGACATCGGCGCTCGCCCGGGTCGGCGACGCATCTCCCCGGGTACTCGGCGTTGCGGGGGCCTTGAGCGCGGCGCAGAGGCGAGAAAGCGCGTTCATGGTCGGCCGTTCGGACGGGCACACGGGAAACGCTCGGGCCGGATCTTCCTCCCTTGCCGGTGAAGAGTTCGCCATTCCCGCGTCGGCTCCTGTCGTACGTCGAACCCGGACGAGACGCTCGGTCGGCAGCAGTCTACGGGACCGCCGGACATGA
- a CDS encoding virB8 family protein: MKKTSREALSAYYKEAGSWAADRAAEIDRSRRVAWIIAGVSVVVALVEGIALMVLMPLKTVVPYTLLVDRTTGFVQTLKPLEANEITPDRALVQSMLVQYVIARESFDIATLNANYQKVGLWSAEAARSDYVSLMQASNPRSPLQTLPRSTVVDTRIKSVSPLGLDTALVRFETIRRDAGGTLQPALPWVAVVRYRLSGEPMAVEDRFSNPLGFQVVSYRRDQEAPAPQDLDGGRSAPDEASDAGNDAYTAQGVVR; the protein is encoded by the coding sequence ATGAAAAAGACCAGTCGGGAAGCCCTTTCGGCCTACTACAAGGAGGCAGGCAGTTGGGCGGCGGATCGCGCTGCCGAGATCGATCGGTCGCGCCGGGTCGCCTGGATCATCGCCGGTGTCTCGGTCGTCGTCGCCCTTGTCGAGGGGATCGCCCTGATGGTGCTGATGCCCCTCAAGACGGTCGTCCCCTATACCCTGCTTGTCGATCGAACGACGGGCTTCGTCCAGACCCTCAAGCCGCTGGAGGCCAATGAGATCACGCCCGATCGGGCGCTGGTCCAGTCCATGCTGGTTCAATATGTAATCGCGCGCGAGAGCTTCGACATCGCGACCCTGAACGCCAACTATCAGAAGGTCGGCCTCTGGTCGGCGGAAGCGGCGCGCAGCGATTACGTCTCGCTGATGCAGGCGTCCAACCCGCGCAGCCCTTTGCAGACCCTGCCGAGGTCCACGGTCGTCGACACGCGGATCAAGAGCGTATCCCCCCTGGGGCTGGATACCGCGCTGGTGCGGTTCGAGACGATCCGGCGGGACGCGGGCGGCACGCTGCAGCCTGCTCTGCCCTGGGTTGCCGTGGTGCGTTACCGGCTGTCGGGCGAACCGATGGCGGTCGAAGATCGCTTCTCGAATCCGCTGGGGTTCCAGGTCGTGAGTTACCGACGCGACCAGGAAGCCCCTGCGCCGCAGGACCTCGACGGGGGGCGATCCGCACCCGACGAAGCCTCGGATGCCGGGAATGATGCCTATACTGCCCAGGGCGTCGTTCGATGA
- a CDS encoding TrbG/VirB9 family P-type conjugative transfer protein has translation MRALAFTVLMLATPVLAQTPPSAPADPRIQTLPYDPGQVYRLNAATRYQVTVLFGTNETVENVAVGDSDAWQVTLNGRGNALFLQPVRATSPTNMTVITDRRVYSFELVPTFGPTPDTPFSLRFSYPEVQPRIGPSSPGETAPYRMSGNRALQPLAVIDDGTRTYIDWRPDQTLPAVFGVEGRGSEVLLEGYVRDGRYVIDAVHPTLVFRLDRLSARATRPRQRQRVSQ, from the coding sequence ATGAGGGCCCTGGCGTTCACGGTCCTGATGCTGGCCACGCCCGTGCTGGCCCAGACACCGCCGTCGGCCCCGGCGGATCCGCGGATCCAGACCCTGCCTTACGATCCGGGACAGGTCTATCGGCTGAATGCGGCGACCCGCTACCAGGTCACGGTGCTGTTCGGCACCAACGAGACGGTCGAGAACGTCGCGGTCGGCGACAGCGATGCCTGGCAGGTAACGCTGAACGGCCGGGGCAACGCGCTCTTTCTACAGCCCGTTCGCGCCACCAGCCCAACCAATATGACGGTCATTACCGACCGCCGGGTCTACAGCTTCGAGCTTGTCCCTACCTTCGGTCCGACGCCCGATACGCCGTTCAGCCTCAGGTTCAGCTATCCCGAGGTCCAGCCCCGGATCGGACCGTCCAGTCCGGGTGAAACGGCCCCCTATCGAATGAGCGGCAACCGGGCCTTGCAGCCTCTCGCCGTCATCGACGACGGGACCCGGACCTATATCGACTGGCGGCCGGACCAGACCCTGCCAGCCGTGTTCGGGGTGGAAGGGCGAGGAAGCGAGGTGCTGCTGGAGGGTTATGTTCGTGACGGCCGCTATGTGATCGACGCTGTTCATCCGACCCTGGTGTTTCGTCTTGATCGCCTGTCGGCCCGCGCGACGCGGCCACGCCAGCGTCAGCGAGTGTCGCAATGA
- a CDS encoding TrbI/VirB10 family protein, which produces METALDSTRPGFVRALVSRDVRGFDGTEILIPRGSRLFGTYAADLSAGQDRALVQWTRLVRPDGVSIALESPAADRVGRTGVRGRVDTHFLQRFASAVLQTTVNFGLNLASRSISGDTPVFVALPGSTQTGTAPVAGASVTPTLRVDAGTTVSAFVARDLEFPPVRDRP; this is translated from the coding sequence CTGGAGACCGCCCTCGACTCGACACGCCCGGGCTTTGTCCGTGCCCTGGTCTCTCGCGACGTGCGCGGGTTTGACGGCACGGAAATCCTGATCCCGCGCGGCAGTCGCCTGTTCGGCACCTATGCAGCCGACCTGTCTGCAGGCCAGGATCGTGCCCTCGTTCAATGGACACGACTGGTGCGGCCGGACGGCGTGTCGATCGCTCTGGAATCGCCCGCAGCTGATCGGGTCGGAAGGACCGGTGTCCGCGGGCGCGTCGACACCCACTTCCTGCAACGCTTTGCCTCCGCCGTTTTGCAGACCACGGTGAACTTCGGCCTGAACCTGGCCAGTCGCAGCATCAGCGGGGACACGCCCGTATTCGTCGCCCTGCCCGGCTCGACCCAGACCGGAACCGCACCGGTTGCGGGCGCTTCCGTCACACCCACGCTTCGGGTGGACGCCGGCACAACGGTGTCCGCCTTCGTCGCGCGCGATCTGGAGTTCCCGCCCGTCCGGGACCGACCATGA
- the virB11 gene encoding P-type DNA transfer ATPase VirB11, whose amino-acid sequence MTQAAPEGQVYLRSYLAPFADVLARPEVTDIYVNAPGQIWVETLGGDTEHHAVDGLDEVVLTRLARQIAAFSNQGINREHPILSASLPGGERVQIVIPPATRGDIAFAIRKHVSSDLRLEDYVAAGAFDTTAMRPPEAADGVGDIRDHLATGNVAGALASAVATRRNILIAGGTSTGKTTFLNALIREIPERERLILIEDTPELILHHPNAVGLLAARSVLGEASVTAEDLLNASLRMRPDRIILGELRGPEAFTFLRAVNTGHPGSMTTVHADSPERAIEQIALLVLQGGTRLRREDVTHYIRSTIDVFVQLSRVGGRRKVSDVRLRGDL is encoded by the coding sequence ATGACGCAGGCCGCGCCCGAGGGGCAGGTCTATCTGCGCAGCTATCTGGCACCCTTCGCAGACGTCCTGGCACGGCCGGAAGTGACGGATATCTACGTCAACGCCCCTGGCCAGATCTGGGTCGAGACCCTGGGCGGGGATACCGAACATCACGCCGTTGACGGGCTGGACGAGGTGGTTCTCACCCGGCTGGCCCGACAGATCGCCGCTTTTTCGAACCAGGGCATCAACCGCGAGCATCCCATCCTGTCGGCCTCCCTGCCCGGTGGCGAACGTGTGCAGATCGTCATACCGCCGGCCACGCGCGGCGATATCGCCTTCGCCATCCGCAAACACGTGTCGTCCGATCTGAGGCTGGAGGACTACGTTGCCGCCGGTGCCTTCGATACGACGGCTATGAGGCCCCCAGAGGCAGCGGACGGGGTTGGCGACATCCGGGATCACCTCGCCACCGGAAACGTGGCCGGTGCCCTGGCGTCCGCCGTCGCGACCCGCCGTAACATCCTGATCGCCGGCGGTACGTCGACCGGCAAGACGACCTTCCTCAACGCCCTGATCCGCGAAATCCCGGAGCGGGAGCGGCTGATCCTCATCGAGGATACGCCAGAGCTGATCCTGCATCATCCCAACGCCGTGGGCCTGCTGGCAGCCAGAAGCGTGCTGGGCGAGGCCTCGGTCACCGCGGAGGATCTGTTGAACGCCTCGCTGCGGATGCGCCCGGACCGGATCATTCTGGGCGAGTTGCGGGGCCCCGAGGCCTTTACCTTCCTGCGCGCGGTCAACACCGGCCACCCGGGATCGATGACGACCGTCCACGCCGACAGTCCGGAGCGCGCGATCGAGCAGATCGCCCTGCTGGTCCTCCAGGGCGGCACCCGGCTGCGGCGCGAGGACGTGACCCACTATATCCGCTCGACGATCGACGTCTTCGTCCAGCTCAGCCGCGTCGGCGGTCGGCGCAAGGTCTCCGACGTGCGGCTGAGGGGTGACCTGTGA
- a CDS encoding TrbC/VirB2 family protein translates to MSAVWSSPASAVAGTGEPSVFLAAVEWVQAVLLGPIATSLAVVAVASVGLLMSSGRINVRRGATVIVGCFILFGAATIAQGLRGLAASAVGGEPPPVTVVTAAPLALPAPESPPTLDDPYAGASVRR, encoded by the coding sequence GTGAGCGCGGTCTGGTCTTCGCCCGCGAGCGCTGTCGCCGGGACCGGCGAACCGAGCGTCTTCCTGGCGGCGGTCGAGTGGGTGCAGGCGGTCCTGCTGGGGCCGATCGCGACAAGCCTGGCGGTCGTGGCCGTGGCGTCGGTGGGGCTGCTGATGTCATCCGGCCGGATCAACGTCCGGCGCGGCGCGACGGTGATCGTCGGGTGTTTCATCCTGTTCGGCGCAGCGACGATCGCCCAGGGGCTGCGGGGTCTGGCGGCGTCGGCTGTCGGAGGCGAGCCTCCGCCCGTGACCGTCGTGACGGCCGCCCCCCTGGCCCTGCCCGCCCCGGAGAGCCCGCCGACCCTGGACGATCCCTATGCGGGGGCCTCGGTCAGGCGCTGA
- a CDS encoding DDE-type integrase/transposase/recombinase translates to MAHGHLGQSRGIPCAPERRQFGPLFRLHTPLGLLHLLLRGLAGVTHETIRCWTIKFGPLIARRLKRRRPHPSPRWPPDEEVCRIGGKRMLLWRAVDDEGEVVDVLVQRRRDTEAALKLPGRLLHNQPVKPRKLVTDGQTCRSARLRLHSMRRQRLTEAPA, encoded by the coding sequence TTGGCACACGGTCACCTGGGGCAATCCAGGGGCATACCTTGTGCTCCAGAACGACGGCAATTTGGTCCTCTATTCCGGCTCCACACCCCTCTGGGCCTCCTACACCTTCTGCTGAGAGGGCTGGCGGGCGTCACCCATGAGACGATCCGCTGCTGGACCATCAAGTTCGGACCACTGATTGCCCGGCGGTTGAAACGTCGTCGTCCACACCCGTCACCCCGCTGGCCTCCCGACGAAGAAGTCTGTCGGATCGGAGGCAAGCGCATGCTTCTCTGGCGTGCGGTCGACGACGAAGGCGAGGTTGTCGACGTCCTTGTCCAGCGCCGGCGCGATACGGAGGCTGCGCTGAAGCTGCCCGGACGGCTTTTGCACAACCAGCCGGTCAAGCCCCGGAAGCTTGTAACGGACGGCCAGACCTGCCGGAGTGCGCGCCTACGCTTACACTCCATGCGTCGTCAGCGCCTGACCGAGGCCCCCGCATAG